The stretch of DNA tatttgtttcattaacgagtctgattctgattcttacaTAGTTTCTCTTTGCATACTTTATTTGATTCTAAACTTGCTTTTGATAACATGGCTGAACAAAGAACACTAAGGCAGCTTGCTGCTCCTGATGTCAATTACAATGGTCTATGCATTCAATATACTGACGTTGATATTCCTTTTGAATTGAAATCTGGTTTGATACATTTGTTGCCCAAGTTTAATGGTCTTGCAGGTGAGGACCCGCACAAGCATTTAAAGGAATTTCAGGTTGTGTGCTCCACACCATTGAGGCCCGAAGGTATCACGGAAGACCACATCAAGTTGAGAGCCTTTCCATTCTCGTTACAAGGTGCTGCTAAAGACTGGCTCTACTACCTTGAGCCAAATTCTGTTTCAACTTGGAATGATCTGAAGAAGGTCTTTCTAGAGAGATACTTCCCCGCTTCTAGAGCAGCatcaatcagaaaagaaatatgCGGCATTAGGCAAGGAAACGAATCATTGGCAGAGTACTGGGAAAGATTCAAGCATCTAGTCTCCAGTTGTCCCCAACACCAGATCACCGAGCAATTACTCATCCAATATTTCTATGAAGGGTTGCTACCAATGGATCGAAACATTTTGGATGCTGCAAGTGGTGGAGCACTTGTTGATAAAACTCCAGCTGCTGCAAAGGCCTTGATCGAGAACATGTCACTCAACTCGCAACAGTTTACAACCAGAAATAATTCTGCAAGTGTAAATGAGATTcagtcttcctcttcctccatcAAGGCGCTCGAAACCAAGTTTGATGCTAGAATTGATGAACTTACTTCCTTGGTGAAAAAGTTGGCAGTTAGCAAAGCTCAACCAGCAAAAGTGTGTGGTATTTGTACTTCTTCTGAGCACCCGACTGATACATGCCCCATTCTACAAGATGAAACAATAACTGAGCTTCCTCAAGCATATGCAGCAGCAGCCCTTTACAATCAAAACAGGTACAACAATCCTGACCTCTCCACCAACAAATATCACCCTAGTTGGAGGAATCATCAAAACCTCCAATATGGGAATCAGTCACAAGCTGCAGCCCCTACTGCCCCACCAGCCACTTCTTCACTGGAAGACCTTGTCAAGCAACTGGCACAACGAACAGATGCTAGCATTCAGAACCTGACAACGCAGATGGGACAAATGGCCAATGCAATAGGCCAACTACAAGCCCAAGGCTCTGGTAACCTTCCTGCACAAACAGTGCCGAATCCGAATGTGAATGTGAGTGCAATTACTTTGAGATCTGGAAGAGTGTCAGAACCAGctccagagaaaaagaagaagaaaaccgttGCATCATCATCTACTCCTGAACCTCCTTCTGTTACAACTGAGACCGAACccgaaaaaaaaagagtatatgTGCCACCAATTCCTTTTCCTCAAAGGGTGCAGAAAAATATCAAGAAGACAGTTGAGGAAGACAAGGAGATTTTAGATGTATTCAGAAAATGTGCGGTTAACATTCCTCTCCTTGATGCAATTAAACAGATTCCTAAATATGCAAAATTCCTGAAAGACTTGTGCACACACAAGAGGAAGTTGAAGGGAAATGAGAGAGTCAGTTTGGGACGAAATGTTTCTGCTTTCATTCAGCCCAAAActggttcctcagctaatgtctCAGTTCTCAGTCAGACCATGCCAGAAAAGTGTGATGATCCAGGAGTTTTTGGTATTCCCTGTTCCATTGGGGATCACAAGTTTGAAAATTGTATGCTTGATCTGGGAGCAGGTATTAATGTTATGCctacttctatttataataaCCTTGATCTTGGTCCTTTGCAGCCTACAGGTTTAATCGTGCAATTAGCAAACAGGAGCAATGCCCGCCCTGCTGGGAAGGTAGAAGATGTCCTGGTGCAAGTTAATGACTTGATTCTTCCTGCAGATTTCTACATTCTAGACATGGAGGGAGAAACTAATTCCAGCAGGGCACCCATCATTCTAGGCCGACCATTCATGAGAACGGCaagaacaaaagttgatgtttatGATGGAACCATGTCCATGGAGTTTGGCGACATTGTCGCTAAGTTTAACATTTTTGATGCCATGAAACATCCCGTGGAAGAACATTCTGTTTTTTATATGGATTTAGTTACTAACACTAACCTTTGCTCTGTTTGTGCTAAGATTGAATCTGATTTGCAGGATAATAACATTCATACAGGTGAAGTTGTTGTCAATGAGGCAGTCTGTACGGTTAAAGTTCTTGACATTCCGGCTGCCCCAACCAAACACTCCCATGATAAAGAAAAGACTACGCACTTCCATGATAAGATGatttccaaaaagaaattttctgTTGGCCAAAAAGTCTTGCTGTTTAAGTCTCGCCTGAAAGATATGGTTGGTAAGTTTCGATCCAAGTGGATTGGCCCCTTTGTCGTGACTAATGTTTTTCCTTCTGGTgctatagaaattaaaagtacAGGTACTGGCAAGGTTTTCAAAGCAAAAGGACAGCGGTTGAAGCTGCTCCATAAAAGTGTGGAAGGGCttccaccaaaaccaccagacatagaagcaccagcaccagccgctacaccttagcccctcgggtgtgttccttcctttactctcactttatgtttagattacattgcggacactgtctggtttaagtgtgggggagggacattttacatttacatttacatttttgtgtttcaaaaaaaataaataataataataaaataaatcatcatgagtagtcacatgttctaaggctagggcagatagctgtagggtcagtgaaatttttggagttttttgttttgatacttgacatgatagtctttgcaacttaatgcacaactgcttgaacactgtcaaacttagtaatgtctagataaatctctgaaatatttattctttagactaagctctctaatttgaatataatggaggtatgattagaactaagtgtgggggaaaggctagagtaacagatagaccgatcattgctattaattgagaaaaagggaaactgtttaagagctaaaactaatgaatataataagttcctgtgcccgaaactggaggaactagttcctgtgcccgaaactggaggaacaagtgctgtgtaggatgctctactctgagtaacaggttggacttattacaagtaagatcccgtcaggtgaaaaggtggagtagtacctaaagcttaaaaacaataaataataataaactataataaagcttgaaggtagttgcccctgagttgatgttgaaaagcttttgatctcttgaaaagaaatagccccccctagtctgaaattctggttaaatccaaaattataggaaaagaatgacaacttagcatctagaatggtagtttcagagagggatcttgacattactttggttgacagtgggagacagtacacacacacacgcaagattattattgaaagttgatagataagaattgtgccaatctttaaattttgacccaaggtttgaagcttgaaacctggaatatgttgactgcttgtgatttgtttttaaatttttcatttgagttttgctcggagtgcaaaagttcaagtgtgggggaatttgatcagtgcattttaatgcacattcttctactattgtactagtgtattcctatggtttaatttactattttcactattttaaggtgtttttatatttaagtttatttctaactctattttattttcgcacttaatttatgaataaatagcactttgacacccttccggtccgcaggtcataactggagttacaaatatcggattgaggcgcgggaagatgcgttggaaagctgagatcaagagctacgactttcatgttgaggccaaaacccagttcggagcgcaagtgtgtcaaataattgcgtttatgttccagacgaatttaattcagcacaactttatatttttcggcccaattgttttaaggcccgttccatgtattatttaaaccgaaaaaaggcagctagggttattcattcactgttcacgaaatattcaaaccctagagcagccgtcatcttccatggagaactaaacttctattgatccattggtgtaaggaactttgttctcgaatcttgaggttcggttttaatagcaaatcgttatgtttatgcttatcatatatcaattttcttgtctctcttttgtgtatgagttgatgcaattgatgcttaattattttgtttcacgttcataacattgagactattcaaattaattcacgcttgttcaaattaatctgaataggaaattgttatattattttcgcttgcaaaatagggctgccgaattattgttatgatttttaactgtgttattggtgacgcttgatcatcgccatagttagtcgaacacgctggtgcttaatcaacgaattcgttataaaactgattttcgcttgttaaattagttctataatcagccgaagcataaactgtatgaatattcatataagaacctgtgatagatgataaacaaagttgcctaaaaccaatggattgattgcttttatattaattgaattcgtaatctctgttattgcttccacaaacaaaaaaaccccaaattgcaacctttaaattcattctaatattgttaaaccgatcgtgagtccttgcgaaacgaccaaggtcactaccttgtactacttattttaaaattattttgatcacgaa from Trifolium pratense cultivar HEN17-A07 linkage group LG5, ARS_RC_1.1, whole genome shotgun sequence encodes:
- the LOC123886848 gene encoding uncharacterized protein LOC123886848 is translated as MAEQRTLRQLAAPDVNYNGLCIQYTDVDIPFELKSGLIHLLPKFNGLAGEDPHKHLKEFQVVCSTPLRPEGITEDHIKLRAFPFSLQGAAKDWLYYLEPNSVSTWNDLKKVFLERYFPASRAASIRKEICGIRQGNESLAEYWERFKHLVSSCPQHQITEQLLIQYFYEGLLPMDRNILDAASGGALVDKTPAAAKALIENMSLNSQQFTTRNNSASVNEIQSSSSSIKALETKFDARIDELTSLVKKLAVSKAQPAKVCGICTSSEHPTDTCPILQDETITELPQAYAAAALYNQNRYNNPDLSTNKYHPSWRNHQNLQYGNQSQAAAPTAPPATSSLEDLVKQLAQRTDASIQNLTTQMGQMANAIGQLQAQGSGNLPAQTVPNPNVNVSAITLRSGRVSEPAPEKKKKKTVASSSTPEPPSVTTETEPEKKRVYVPPIPFPQRVQKNIKKTVEEDKEILDVFRKCAVNIPLLDAIKQIPKYAKFLKDLCTHKRKLKGNERVSLGRNVSAFIQPKTGSSANVSVLSQTMPEKCDDPGVFGIPCSIGDHKFENCMLDLGAGINVMPTSIYNNLDLGPLQPTGLIVQLANRSNARPAGKVEDVLVQVNDLILPADFYILDMEGETNSSRAPIILGRPFMRTARTKVDVYDGTMSMEFGDIVAKFNIFDAMKHPVEEHSVFYMDLVTNTNLCSVCAKIESDLQDNNIHTGEVVVNEAVCTVKVLDIPAAPTKHSHDKEKTTHFHDKMISKKKFSVGQKVLLFKSRLKDMKLKVQVLARFSKQKDSG